In Rhizobium sp. BT04, the following proteins share a genomic window:
- a CDS encoding phosphatase PAP2 family protein — translation MNEVQRRGFLARLTAYEPLTLIMVASIAGGLFLLQRLTSEVLEGETFRFDEAILLALRRPGELAVPIGPGWLTHAVGDITSLGGITVLSLMTVLVTVYLLLDRRWPIAIFVFSSVLTGWLASTLLKILIARPRPDIVPHLAEVSDLSFPSGHAMVSAVTYLTLGALLARTQRYRSTRIFVMAAGVFLAVIIGLSRIYLGVHYPTDVLAGWCAGALWALGCWLVSKRCVPSRGPDAAAETENGDGK, via the coding sequence ATGAACGAGGTTCAACGACGCGGATTTTTGGCGAGGCTCACCGCATATGAGCCGCTGACGCTGATCATGGTGGCATCGATCGCCGGCGGGCTCTTTCTGCTGCAGCGCCTGACGAGCGAGGTGCTCGAGGGTGAGACATTCCGCTTCGACGAAGCGATACTGCTGGCGCTGCGGCGGCCGGGCGAACTTGCCGTGCCGATCGGTCCTGGCTGGCTGACGCACGCCGTCGGGGATATCACCAGCCTCGGCGGTATCACCGTTCTCTCGCTGATGACGGTTCTCGTCACCGTCTATCTTCTGCTCGACCGACGCTGGCCGATCGCGATCTTCGTCTTTTCCTCGGTACTAACCGGATGGCTGGCGAGCACTTTGCTCAAGATCCTCATTGCCCGGCCGCGTCCCGATATCGTGCCGCATCTTGCCGAGGTCAGCGATCTCAGCTTTCCCTCCGGACATGCGATGGTCTCGGCGGTGACCTATCTGACGCTCGGCGCACTGCTGGCCCGGACCCAGCGTTACCGCTCGACGCGGATCTTCGTCATGGCCGCCGGTGTCTTTCTGGCTGTCATCATCGGTTTGAGCCGGATCTATCTCGGTGTCCATTATCCGACGGATGTCCTCGCCGGGTGGTGCGCCGGGGCGCTGTGGGCGCTCGGTTGCTGGTTGGTCTCGAAACGCTGCGTCCCAAGCCGCGGCCCCGACGCTGCCGCCGAAACCGAAAACGGCGACGGCAAATAG
- a CDS encoding mechanosensitive ion channel family protein has translation MLDNPTWSGVLADPVVQAGTLAVVGAVVTRIALRPFPSWKLAGQVFFFAALTVLLLYHDIVPYEVGPAPASTFERVFIALAKVVWWINAAWALIAFVRVFLIFERQPREGRLVQDLVIGLIYLGAILSVVAYVFSFPVGTLIATSGVFAIILGLAMQSTLSDVFSGIALNLGRPYSIGDWIVLNDGIEGRVVETNWRSTHLLNGSNDLVVLPNSFLAKVGLTNLSSPDRSHGATLTVRVVPTIGPSAIIEVMRTVLLSSGSILTEPKPGVQIKSLTSDAVELELSFRVRDIGQAGLAKNEIFDLIYRHIKAAGLTLARPIDAAGPPPDQLQSEEMAKPHRPTPLKLLDAIPLFFSLTEDEKETLAASMTRRTYKKDSILIEQGDTVASLMIVRSGALVATRREGHKEIELGRLAPGDYFGESGLLIGVGEAASLRALTFVVVYEIAQASLTPLLHDRPGIAEELAATLSRRIETGQHSFASEGATLNGGSMNSLVTRIRHLFQVPQ, from the coding sequence ATGCTTGATAATCCCACATGGTCCGGAGTGCTTGCCGATCCTGTCGTTCAGGCCGGGACATTGGCCGTGGTCGGCGCGGTCGTCACGCGTATAGCGCTTCGACCCTTCCCAAGCTGGAAGCTTGCAGGCCAGGTGTTCTTCTTCGCGGCGCTGACCGTTCTGCTGCTCTATCACGACATCGTGCCCTATGAAGTCGGGCCGGCGCCGGCTTCGACCTTCGAACGTGTCTTCATCGCCCTTGCCAAGGTGGTCTGGTGGATCAATGCCGCCTGGGCGCTGATCGCCTTCGTCCGCGTCTTCCTGATCTTCGAGCGCCAGCCGCGAGAGGGCCGCCTCGTTCAGGACCTGGTCATCGGCCTGATCTATCTTGGCGCGATCCTCTCGGTGGTCGCCTATGTCTTCAGCTTTCCGGTCGGCACGCTGATCGCCACCTCGGGCGTCTTTGCCATCATCCTCGGCCTTGCGATGCAAAGCACCCTGAGCGACGTCTTTTCCGGCATCGCGCTCAATCTCGGCCGGCCCTATTCGATCGGCGACTGGATCGTGCTGAATGACGGTATCGAAGGCCGTGTCGTCGAAACCAACTGGCGTTCGACCCATCTCCTGAACGGCTCGAACGATCTGGTGGTGCTGCCCAACAGCTTTCTCGCCAAGGTCGGGCTGACCAATCTCAGCAGTCCCGACCGCAGCCATGGGGCGACGCTGACGGTCCGGGTCGTGCCGACGATCGGGCCATCGGCGATCATCGAGGTCATGCGCACCGTGCTGTTGAGCAGCGGTTCGATCCTGACCGAACCGAAACCCGGCGTGCAGATCAAATCGCTGACATCGGATGCAGTGGAACTGGAACTCTCCTTCCGCGTCAGGGATATCGGCCAGGCGGGGCTGGCTAAGAATGAGATCTTTGATCTCATCTACCGCCATATCAAGGCGGCCGGCCTCACTTTGGCGCGGCCGATCGATGCCGCCGGCCCACCGCCCGATCAACTGCAGTCGGAGGAGATGGCGAAGCCGCACCGGCCGACGCCGCTCAAGCTTCTCGACGCCATCCCGCTGTTTTTCTCGCTGACCGAGGACGAGAAGGAAACGCTCGCAGCCTCCATGACCCGGCGGACCTACAAGAAGGATTCCATTCTCATCGAACAGGGCGATACGGTCGCATCGCTGATGATCGTGCGCAGCGGTGCCCTCGTCGCCACACGGCGGGAGGGCCACAAGGAAATCGAACTCGGCCGGTTGGCGCCGGGCGATTATTTCGGCGAAAGCGGGCTGCTGATCGGCGTCGGCGAGGCCGCCAGCCTGCGGGCGCTGACCTTCGTCGTCGTCTACGAGATTGCCCAGGCAAGCCTGACGCCACTGCTGCACGACCGGCCCGGCATCGCCGAAGAGCTTGCCGCCACCCTCTCGCGCCGCATCGAAACCGGCCAGCACTCCTTCGCGAGCGAAGGCGCCACGCTGAACGGCGGCTCGATGAACTCGCTGGTGACGCGAATCCGTCACCTGTTCCAGGTGCCGCAGTAG